A DNA window from Candidatus Roseilinea sp. contains the following coding sequences:
- a CDS encoding chlorophyllide reductase subunit Z translates to MTALNDLPNRAPAADQSRAPIELIRDLESTSGYWAAVWTMCTLPDVHLICDAPIGCFNLVATAVPDYTDAIPHIHNITPSVMREQEVTLLGTAGAVRRAVEALRSLHPDKTLIVVSTAESEMISSDHSDWLSKLDPPVPFFWSQSLEGDEWEGRDRALLWLWDRFGRKRAAPLSANDAQMVNIIGPTYGCFNSPADLHEVKRLIEGAGGKVNLVYPFEATLEDTPRLSRGAVNVVMYREFGEALAKELGRPYLFAPLGIRETTEFIQQLGDLLGTRAQADAFIAREKQTTLAPLWDLWRGPQGDWFATTEFAVVAGRSYTEGLVRLLADELGMKLHFASGRPRRLGEMDNIQIRETLHKKQPAFLFGSLNEKIYLTEAQAKATHFIPAAFPGAVVRRALGTPFMGYSGVVYIVQEMVNRYYDLVFNFLPFDNVAAAGQPKAADNPLTAASRLVWSEAARAQLDRHLEGIPWISRISASRELRAQVEVYAIKHNLREVTPDIVEQALAATATQR, encoded by the coding sequence ATGACCGCCTTGAATGACCTGCCCAATCGCGCGCCGGCCGCCGATCAGTCGCGCGCGCCCATCGAGCTCATCCGCGACTTGGAGAGCACCAGCGGCTACTGGGCCGCCGTGTGGACGATGTGCACCCTGCCCGACGTGCACCTCATCTGCGATGCGCCCATCGGCTGCTTCAACCTCGTCGCCACGGCTGTGCCCGATTACACCGATGCCATCCCGCATATTCACAACATCACGCCCAGCGTGATGCGCGAGCAAGAGGTGACCCTGCTCGGCACGGCCGGCGCCGTGCGCAGAGCGGTTGAGGCGCTGCGGTCACTTCACCCCGATAAAACGCTCATCGTGGTCAGCACCGCCGAGAGCGAGATGATCTCGTCGGATCACAGCGATTGGCTGAGCAAGCTCGATCCACCTGTGCCATTCTTCTGGAGCCAGTCACTAGAGGGCGACGAGTGGGAAGGCCGCGACCGCGCGCTGCTTTGGCTGTGGGATCGCTTCGGGCGCAAGCGCGCTGCGCCGCTATCGGCGAACGACGCGCAAATGGTGAACATCATCGGCCCGACCTACGGCTGCTTCAATTCACCTGCCGACCTGCACGAGGTCAAGCGGTTGATCGAGGGCGCCGGCGGCAAGGTGAACTTGGTCTATCCGTTCGAGGCGACCCTGGAAGATACGCCGCGCCTATCGCGCGGCGCAGTGAACGTGGTGATGTACCGCGAGTTTGGCGAGGCGCTGGCCAAGGAGCTGGGCAGACCGTATCTGTTCGCGCCGCTGGGCATCCGCGAGACGACGGAGTTCATCCAGCAGCTCGGCGACTTGCTCGGCACGCGCGCGCAGGCCGATGCGTTCATCGCCCGCGAGAAGCAGACCACGCTCGCGCCGTTGTGGGACCTCTGGCGCGGCCCCCAGGGCGACTGGTTCGCCACAACCGAGTTTGCCGTTGTGGCCGGCCGCAGCTACACCGAGGGCCTGGTGCGCCTGTTGGCCGACGAGCTGGGGATGAAACTGCACTTCGCCAGCGGCCGGCCGCGTCGCCTCGGCGAGATGGACAACATCCAAATCCGCGAGACGCTCCACAAGAAGCAGCCGGCCTTTTTGTTCGGCAGCTTGAACGAGAAGATCTACTTGACCGAAGCACAGGCCAAAGCTACGCACTTCATCCCTGCCGCGTTCCCCGGCGCAGTAGTGCGCCGCGCGCTGGGCACACCGTTCATGGGCTACAGCGGCGTCGTCTACATCGTGCAAGAGATGGTGAACCGCTATTACGACCTGGTGTTCAACTTCCTGCCTTTCGACAACGTGGCGGCCGCCGGCCAGCCCAAAGCGGCAGACAACCCGCTGACGGCAGCGAGCCGGCTGGTGTGGAGCGAAGCAGCGCGGGCGCAGCTCGACCGACATCTCGAAGGCATCCCGTGGATCAGCCGCATCAGCGCCAGCCGCGAGCTGCGCGCGCAGGTCGAGGTCTATG
- a CDS encoding chlorophyllide reductase subunit Y: MASLTVPEGNLITPEIIQTRSKSSVSDLQSRTGHSVSPDYNLTPQTMCPAFGSLRVLTRIDGVQTAMVTDTGCLYGLTFVTHFYAARKSIAAPAFGTKELVAGNVAEAAIAACIEASKMPGTKLVAAISLCVAETAGLTEEMLPKQINGVDVILVRVPAYAIHSHPEAKDVAINALLKRYAPAQTEITADGVERPLTYDGSNEEEEALRRKVIMLGEVFPADPISVDAVLKRLGSGLAATLPSRNLDDYKLARRVGAIAAVHPFYGGSVATLRAAGVPIISGAPVGPEATYNWIKAVAAALKLDGELAEQVAAEERDKCKAIISQFPLRGRVMVCGYEGNELLYARLLVEAGAEVPYISTSIQKSLYTAADEAWLKARGTREIIYQKTLEQDVRALDRYQPDLVLGTTPLSAEAKQRGIPGMYYTNMLSVRPLFLSAGLAGTIQLIRDALERAPRYAWMREFFEGPRPPAPAGPAPINTMD, translated from the coding sequence ATGGCAAGCCTGACCGTTCCAGAAGGCAATTTGATCACTCCTGAGATTATCCAGACGCGGAGCAAATCTTCGGTCTCCGACCTTCAATCTCGAACGGGCCACTCGGTCTCGCCCGACTACAACCTCACCCCACAGACGATGTGTCCGGCCTTCGGCAGCCTGCGCGTGCTCACCCGCATTGATGGCGTGCAGACGGCGATGGTGACCGATACCGGCTGTCTGTATGGGTTGACTTTCGTCACGCACTTCTACGCCGCGCGCAAGAGCATCGCTGCGCCCGCCTTCGGCACGAAAGAATTGGTGGCCGGCAACGTGGCCGAGGCGGCCATCGCGGCGTGCATCGAGGCGAGCAAGATGCCCGGCACCAAGCTGGTGGCAGCCATCTCGCTGTGCGTGGCCGAGACGGCCGGCCTGACCGAGGAGATGCTGCCCAAGCAGATCAACGGCGTGGACGTGATCCTCGTACGGGTGCCGGCCTACGCGATTCACTCACATCCCGAGGCAAAAGATGTCGCCATCAACGCCCTCCTCAAACGATACGCCCCGGCCCAAACAGAAATCACGGCAGATGGCGTGGAGCGGCCGCTGACTTACGATGGAAGCAACGAGGAGGAAGAGGCGCTGCGCCGGAAGGTCATCATGCTCGGAGAAGTCTTCCCTGCCGATCCGATCTCCGTGGATGCGGTGCTCAAGCGGCTGGGGAGCGGCCTGGCAGCCACGTTACCTTCGCGCAACCTCGATGACTACAAGCTGGCGCGTCGCGTAGGCGCGATTGCTGCTGTGCATCCGTTCTATGGCGGGAGCGTCGCCACGTTGCGCGCGGCCGGCGTGCCGATCATCAGCGGCGCGCCCGTTGGCCCCGAGGCGACTTACAACTGGATCAAGGCCGTCGCCGCAGCGCTCAAACTGGATGGCGAACTGGCGGAGCAAGTGGCCGCCGAAGAGCGCGACAAGTGCAAGGCCATCATCAGCCAATTCCCGCTGCGGGGCAGAGTGATGGTATGCGGCTACGAAGGCAACGAGCTGCTCTACGCGCGCTTGCTGGTGGAAGCCGGCGCCGAAGTGCCTTACATCAGCACCAGCATTCAAAAATCGCTCTACACCGCCGCCGACGAGGCGTGGCTGAAAGCGCGCGGCACGCGTGAGATCATCTACCAAAAAACACTGGAGCAAGACGTGCGCGCGCTCGACCGCTACCAACCCGATCTGGTGCTCGGCACCACGCCGCTCAGCGCCGAAGCGAAGCAACGCGGCATTCCCGGCATGTACTACACTAACATGTTGAGCGTGCGACCGCTCTTCCTCAGCGCGGGCCTGGCCGGCACCATCCAACTGATTCGCGACGCGCTCGAACGCGCCCCGCGCTACGCGTGGATGCGCGAGTTCTTTGAAGGCCCGCGCCCACCCGCGCCTGCCGGGCCGGCGCCGATCAACACGATGGACTAG